From the genome of Brienomyrus brachyistius isolate T26 chromosome 8, BBRACH_0.4, whole genome shotgun sequence, one region includes:
- the tshba gene encoding thyroid stimulating hormone subunit beta a: MSSIAVILCGLLCVLCGQALALCVLTDYTLYVEKAGCDYCVAVNTTICMGLCHSWDTNIVGPVGKRLLIQRGCNYRSVEYRTAVLPGCRPHVTPHFTYPVALGCHCSTCNTDSHECAHKSGPDDRAQCTKPLSYTYPYPEQSNHILSH; this comes from the exons ATGAGCAGCATCGCTGTGATCCTGTGCGGGCTCCTATGCGTGCTATGCGGCCAAGCCCTTGCCCTGTGCGTCCTGACGGACTACACCCTCTATGTAGAAAAGGCTGGCTGTGATTATTGCGTGGCTGTCAATACCACCATCTGTATGGGGCTCTGCCACTCATGG GACACCAACATAGTCGGGCCAGTGGGGAAACGGCTCCTGATCCAGAGGGGCTGCAATTACCGCTCGGTGGAGTACCGTACTGCTGTGCTGCCTGGCTGCCGCCCACACGTCACCCCGCACTTCACCTACCCGGTGGCACTGGGCTGCCACTGCAGCACCTGCAACACTGACAGCCATGAATGTGCCCACAAGAGTGGCCCTGATGATAGAGCCCAGTGCACTAAACCGCTGAGCTACACTTACCCATACCCAGAGCAAAGCAACCACATCCTGTCCCATTAA